The Trichoderma breve strain T069 chromosome 2, whole genome shotgun sequence DNA segment GGGACTTGAGAGCGATAGCGGGGTCTAGCCTTGAACAGTCATCGGCTATGCCGAAAGTAGACGCCCTAACTTTGgcaacagcttcttctgaGAGCGACTGCATTTTGCACGTTTGGCCCCGCCACAGCTATTCCTGCATTTCGTTCTCGGCATTGAAGCTCAACCGGCTTAGTACACACATCGCTCAAGATACGCGACAGAGATGCTTTAATACATCATTCGAACAAACTCACATTTCCATATCCATTCTCCATCGCATTATCGTATTCCACTGCCATTCGTGCTGCCCAGTGCTTTTCCTGTCTCGAGGATAAGCTCTGTAGCCGGCTGCTATGGCAacctcagcagctgcagtgGCAACAGGATCCACGACCACGGCCAcagcagcgacagcaacagcatcaccatggctaggagatgaagctggcgCCTTGAATGCCGATACAGTCTTGCAGCAGGTCTCTCAAGATGACCAGGATGAGTGGGAATACGAATACTCTGCCACCGAGACAGAGGTAAGCTTTATGCTCCTCTCCAACATACGCGTTCCTGGATATTAACACCCATGTCACCAACTAGACATACTACCTAACGCTTGAACTGTCCTATCCAGAGTTCAAGGATCGTCCAGCAAAAGCCCACCATCACAGCCGTGGCGGGTATTACAAGAACTGGTCAGATCAGTATGCCGACCACCTGAAGTTGGACGCCAAGCCTGACCTTGCCGTCGGCCAGCAAGACCCCAATCATAATGAAGATGACAATGGTAAAGACAATGACCAAAATAATGAAGAAGCCCCTGAaccggaggaggaggtgccgctggaagaagaggaggagaacgCAGAGGACGCAAACATAGATCCTCGTCTACGAGCTATGGGGGACGACAGCCATAATGCCACAACGAAAACAGCgaagcaagggaaaaaagacaaaggaaaaggaaaggagaaagaggtAGAAACCACGAAAGCGGCACCAGAGGCAACAGAAGGTGACGAAGAGTCGGCGAACGACCCCCTGGAAGAAATACAGATACTCGAACTTCACTCTCGCAATCCGATTATATCCTACAGAGGTCGAGTGTTTGAGGGACAATGGGCAGAGGTTATTGGCACAGAGGCAATATTGACCGATCGTGAAGCCAAAGATGCCGCTCAGTTACCTgctcttcgtcatcttcccGGCGGTGTGGATATACT contains these protein-coding regions:
- a CDS encoding TFIIIC subunit domain-containing protein, which codes for MATSAAAVATGSTTTATAATATASPWLGDEAGALNADTVLQQVSQDDQDEWEYEYSATETETYYLTLELSYPEFKDRPAKAHHHSRGGYYKNWSDQYADHLKLDAKPDLAVGQQDPNHNEDDNGKDNDQNNEEAPEPEEEVPLEEEEENAEDANIDPRLRAMGDDSHNATTKTAKQGKKDKGKGKEKEVETTKAAPEATEGDEESANDPLEEIQILELHSRNPIISYRGRVFEGQWAEVIGTEAILTDREAKDAAQLPALRHLPGGVDILGASSSRILTTEKILKPRVAQEDSLAAIREEWNIRIPPGKDRTGERAQQLRFLENLIALKKKRGDADEVTVYAMDGPGKDFDDRKGPDFKPRRKKPSLGVDQTNGASQSDRRERRYTRRSQGRRGGRRRRASAARGTSAATDRGAGSGLDSNTLSTPTPSHWDELFGIQDDEDDNDNDSLNDIYEDSDEPERRRAGSDDENEDDDGDEDDNDAMILD